In Bacillus anthracis str. Vollum, a genomic segment contains:
- a CDS encoding DUF6018 family natural product bioysynthesis protein: MKKDCRYLKLVPTVEEHKTRMEDNQKSYAAPVMSSESRARVNQMRGCFEAEIILPDGKFQYFKPHALNEKEATQEIALYIEGIQEMKVGYVILWRFVGQQSFYSGTKIVAEPKFRKILRKLKDYFFDYEEVVYEPKK, translated from the coding sequence ATGAAAAAAGATTGTAGATACTTAAAACTAGTACCAACAGTAGAGGAGCATAAAACACGAATGGAAGATAATCAGAAGTCATATGCTGCACCAGTAATGTCATCTGAATCCAGAGCAAGAGTAAATCAAATGAGAGGGTGTTTTGAAGCAGAAATTATATTACCAGATGGTAAATTTCAATATTTCAAACCACATGCTCTTAATGAAAAAGAAGCCACTCAAGAAATCGCGTTATATATTGAAGGGATTCAGGAAATGAAGGTAGGCTATGTCATCTTATGGCGCTTTGTTGGGCAACAAAGTTTTTATAGTGGTACTAAGATCGTAGCCGAACCGAAGTTTCGTAAGATCCTACGTAAGCTGAAAGATTACTTTTTTGATTACGAGGAAGTTGTTTATGAACCTAAAAAATAA
- a CDS encoding DUF6094 domain-containing protein: MRLGNDLAAGFYPTPLTEGKHLVRLLQMESERAYACFDPCCGEGTILRSFADETKQAGVQFHTYGVELDANRYGQAKEQLDVVVRSSFESMMISHNYFPLIFLNPPYNTELRTENAKSEKMEFNFLKRAHLYLQEGGIMVYVIPYDRFARDDISYYLAKNYEEIGLMRFGDENEEFEQFKQCVFIGRKRATTKNDTYFNDRFANFCENMSDLDFVRKHVSTLAQMVNHKDWTIPELRHQNKLIFTSRVDYKDAYKGIGKSEGIASLKKRLNRGNGYLLQGEKTAAERAKMPIASGQLGLLLITGVADGLLGEGDTLHAVRGSENVYYEHSFEQLEKTTKEVVLQKRRAKFITATPTGVVKELV, translated from the coding sequence ATGCGTTTAGGAAATGATTTAGCGGCAGGATTTTATCCAACACCACTAACAGAAGGAAAACACTTGGTACGATTATTACAAATGGAATCAGAGCGAGCTTATGCTTGCTTTGATCCATGTTGTGGAGAAGGTACAATTTTACGAAGTTTTGCAGATGAAACGAAGCAGGCGGGAGTCCAGTTTCATACGTATGGCGTAGAGCTGGATGCAAATCGATATGGCCAAGCAAAAGAGCAATTAGATGTAGTAGTACGCTCAAGCTTTGAAAGCATGATGATTAGTCATAACTATTTTCCGCTTATTTTTTTAAATCCTCCATATAATACGGAGCTTCGTACAGAAAATGCAAAATCAGAGAAAATGGAGTTCAACTTCTTAAAGCGTGCTCACCTTTATTTACAAGAAGGTGGGATCATGGTGTATGTCATTCCATACGACAGATTCGCTAGAGACGATATCAGTTATTACTTAGCAAAGAATTATGAGGAAATAGGCTTGATGCGTTTTGGTGATGAAAATGAAGAATTTGAGCAATTTAAGCAATGTGTTTTTATTGGCCGTAAGCGTGCAACTACGAAAAATGATACATATTTCAATGATCGATTTGCTAATTTTTGTGAAAATATGTCCGATCTTGATTTCGTAAGAAAACATGTGAGTACATTAGCGCAAATGGTGAATCATAAGGATTGGACTATACCTGAATTGCGTCATCAAAACAAACTTATTTTCACATCTCGCGTGGATTATAAAGATGCTTATAAAGGTATTGGAAAATCAGAGGGAATCGCATCATTAAAGAAGCGTTTAAATAGAGGGAATGGCTACTTACTTCAAGGTGAGAAAACAGCTGCTGAAAGAGCTAAAATGCCAATTGCTTCCGGACAATTAGGACTATTGCTGATAACAGGTGTGGCAGACGGTTTGCTTGGTGAAGGTGATACACTCCATGCAGTTCGTGGATCTGAAAATGTGTATTATGAACATTCATTTGAGCAATTGGAAAAAACAACGAAAGAAGTTGTTTTACAAAAACGTCGCGCTAAATTTATCACCGCAACACCAACTGGTGTAGTCAAAGAACTTGTCTAG
- the ltrA gene encoding group II intron reverse transcriptase/maturase, with translation MNTVNMKSAVSPQVTQWNSIQWKEIENYVKKLRQRIYRAEQFGNKRKVRKLQRLMLRSKANLLLSIKRVTQINQGKRTAGIDGITTNTPEDRVKLFHLLKGYSVRNIKAFPVKRAYIPKKNGKKRPLGIPVIKDRIFQNMVKNALEPQWECRFESMSYGFRPKRSAHDAMANLFLKLSRGTNRAWIFEGDFQGCFDNLNHEHILSCIEGFPYSNAINQWLNAGCIDNKTFYKTETGTPQGGIISPLLANIALHGMEKELGVRYHFPKRDGAMLYPDSIGIVRYADDFVIVCNSKEEAESMYAKLQPYLDKRGLKLAEEKTRVVHITDGFDFLGFNFRQYPTKEGSQLFIKPSNQSVKKAKEKISEIFKSHRGRSIGQLIRKLNPVITGIANYWSPVVAKVIYGDIDSYVHKKVMHHLKYKHHRKGARWINKKYFHPDHTGVSQDKWLLTDPDNHKNQLIRMRWTPIVRHVLIKYKNSPDDANLKKYFAKRDEKIFNRFNTNSKRKLAKKTKYKCRVCNNSLVGEEPLESNHIVPKVIGGKDEYDNLELLHCSCHKQHHALLEWYGNGKQLPKVQAYLKSQKIPINSKKAVRTMLNTFKKFKY, from the coding sequence ATGAATACTGTCAATATGAAGTCGGCTGTTTCTCCACAGGTAACTCAATGGAACTCCATACAATGGAAGGAAATTGAAAACTATGTGAAGAAACTTCGACAACGAATCTATCGTGCCGAACAATTCGGTAATAAACGTAAGGTGAGAAAACTTCAACGTCTAATGTTGAGAAGTAAGGCGAACCTGTTATTAAGTATTAAGAGAGTAACGCAAATCAATCAAGGAAAACGTACTGCTGGAATTGATGGGATTACTACTAACACACCAGAGGATAGAGTTAAATTGTTCCACTTATTAAAAGGGTATAGTGTTAGAAACATTAAGGCATTTCCAGTGAAAAGAGCTTATATTCCTAAGAAGAATGGAAAGAAAAGACCTTTAGGGATTCCAGTTATCAAAGATAGGATATTTCAAAATATGGTCAAAAATGCACTAGAACCTCAATGGGAATGTCGCTTTGAGTCTATGTCTTATGGATTTAGACCCAAACGAAGTGCTCATGACGCTATGGCAAACCTTTTCCTTAAATTAAGTAGAGGGACTAATAGAGCATGGATATTCGAAGGTGATTTTCAAGGTTGTTTTGATAACCTGAATCATGAGCATATTTTATCCTGTATAGAAGGTTTTCCTTATAGTAATGCAATTAACCAATGGTTAAACGCAGGATGTATAGATAATAAAACCTTCTACAAAACAGAAACTGGTACTCCACAAGGGGGAATTATTTCACCTTTATTAGCTAATATCGCTTTACATGGAATGGAAAAGGAATTAGGAGTAAGATACCATTTCCCAAAAAGGGATGGAGCTATGTTATATCCCGATTCAATTGGGATAGTAAGATATGCAGATGACTTTGTTATAGTTTGTAATTCTAAAGAAGAAGCTGAAAGTATGTATGCTAAACTTCAACCTTATCTTGATAAAAGAGGGTTAAAATTGGCAGAGGAAAAAACCAGAGTAGTACACATTACTGATGGTTTTGATTTCTTAGGCTTTAATTTTAGACAATATCCTACTAAAGAAGGGTCACAACTCTTCATTAAACCATCCAACCAAAGTGTCAAAAAAGCTAAAGAAAAGATAAGCGAAATATTTAAATCTCATAGAGGACGTTCAATTGGACAATTAATCAGAAAACTAAATCCAGTTATAACAGGTATAGCAAATTACTGGTCACCTGTTGTAGCAAAAGTAATTTATGGCGACATTGACAGTTATGTTCATAAGAAGGTAATGCACCATCTTAAATATAAACATCACCGAAAAGGCGCTAGATGGATAAATAAGAAATATTTCCATCCAGACCATACAGGTGTTAGCCAAGACAAATGGTTACTAACGGACCCTGATAATCACAAAAATCAATTGATTCGTATGAGATGGACACCAATTGTAAGACATGTACTGATTAAGTACAAGAATAGTCCAGATGACGCTAATCTTAAAAAATACTTCGCAAAAAGGGATGAAAAGATATTCAATAGGTTCAATACAAATTCCAAGAGAAAATTAGCGAAAAAAACTAAATATAAATGCAGAGTTTGCAACAATTCATTAGTTGGAGAGGAACCACTTGAAAGTAATCACATTGTTCCTAAAGTTATAGGTGGAAAAGATGAGTACGATAATCTTGAATTACTTCATTGTAGTTGTCATAAACAGCATCATGCCCTTTTAGAATGGTACGGGAACGGAAAACAGCTACCTAAAGTACAAGCTTATTTAAAATCTCAAAAGATACCTATCAACAGCAAAAAAGCAGTTAGAACAATGTTAAATACATTTAAAAAGTTTAAATACTAG